A single Blastococcus colisei DNA region contains:
- a CDS encoding helix-turn-helix domain-containing protein — protein sequence MPTPRFLTLDDVAETLNVSWSQAYALVRRKELIAIQIGGRGQWRVEVDELERFIQQKYAEARAGTVPAEEPAAEREVSSGGSSRA from the coding sequence ATGCCCACGCCCCGCTTCCTGACCCTCGACGACGTCGCGGAGACCCTCAACGTCTCGTGGTCCCAGGCCTACGCCCTGGTCCGCCGAAAGGAACTGATCGCCATCCAGATCGGCGGCCGCGGTCAGTGGCGCGTCGAGGTCGACGAGCTCGAGCGCTTCATCCAGCAGAAGTACGCCGAGGCTCGCGCCGGCACGGTCCCCGCCGAGGAACCGGCGGCCGAGCGCGAAGTCTCCAGCGGCGGTTCCTCCCGCGCTTGA
- a CDS encoding pyridoxamine 5'-phosphate oxidase family protein, producing the protein MPHDPHDLDAGLLDLLTERHLATLTTLRADGSPHVVPVGVTYDVPTATARVITSGTSAKARHVRTGQQRVAVCQVDGRRWITLEGTAVVRDDAAAVADAVQRYARRYRQPRENPARVVLEISVDRVLGNA; encoded by the coding sequence GTGCCCCACGATCCCCATGACCTCGACGCCGGCCTGCTCGACCTGCTGACCGAACGGCACCTGGCGACCCTCACCACGCTGCGCGCCGACGGCAGCCCGCACGTGGTCCCGGTCGGCGTCACGTACGACGTCCCGACGGCCACCGCACGGGTGATCACCTCCGGCACGTCGGCGAAGGCCCGGCACGTGCGCACCGGACAGCAGCGGGTCGCCGTCTGCCAGGTCGACGGCCGGCGCTGGATCACCCTCGAGGGGACGGCGGTGGTCCGCGACGACGCGGCCGCGGTCGCCGACGCCGTGCAGCGCTACGCCCGGCGCTACCGGCAGCCCCGCGAGAACCCGGCCCGCGTCGTCCTCGAGATCTCGGTCGACAGGGTTCTGGGCAACGCCTGA
- the hpf gene encoding ribosome hibernation-promoting factor, HPF/YfiA family, whose product MEIVVRGRNVEVPEHYRQHVEDKVGQLERFDAKLSRIDVELFHEKNPRQSAACQRVEITLRGKGPVVRAEAAGPDFYAALDMACAKLDNRLRRAADRRRVHHGRRTPASVRITGNTAAEVGAIDALELDRQLAEGPHVTDLDEHLPGRVVREKHHPATPMTVDQALHEMELVGHDFFLFQCADTGQPTVVYRRHAYDYGLIRLTEVPQNGSGPASSRTAEQPAVSTA is encoded by the coding sequence ATGGAGATCGTGGTCCGAGGTCGCAACGTCGAGGTTCCGGAGCACTACCGCCAGCACGTGGAAGACAAGGTCGGTCAGCTGGAGCGGTTCGACGCCAAGCTGTCCCGCATCGACGTGGAACTGTTCCACGAGAAGAACCCCCGCCAATCGGCGGCCTGCCAGCGTGTGGAGATCACGCTGCGCGGCAAGGGCCCCGTCGTCCGCGCCGAAGCCGCAGGCCCCGACTTCTACGCCGCACTCGACATGGCGTGCGCGAAGCTCGACAACCGGCTCCGTCGCGCCGCCGACCGCCGCCGCGTGCACCACGGCCGGCGCACACCGGCCAGTGTGCGGATCACCGGCAACACGGCCGCGGAGGTCGGCGCCATCGACGCCCTGGAGCTCGATCGCCAGCTCGCCGAGGGGCCACACGTGACCGACCTCGACGAGCACCTGCCCGGCCGTGTCGTGCGCGAGAAGCACCATCCGGCCACCCCCATGACCGTCGACCAGGCCCTGCACGAGATGGAGCTGGTCGGCCACGACTTCTTCCTCTTCCAGTGCGCCGACACCGGGCAGCCGACGGTCGTCTACCGCCGGCACGCCTACGACTACGGCCTCATCCGGCTGACCGAGGTGCCGCAGAACGGCAGCGGGCCGGCGTCCTCCCGCACGGCCGAGCAGCCGGCCGTCTCCACCGCCTGA
- a CDS encoding ComF family protein yields MARSMLAGMGAALADLVLPRTCAGCGIPGAMFCAGCAELLARPRPAAPRRVPWGFPPTAAAGAYAGPVRPAVLEFKERGRAELARPLGAALALAVAAVVSAVPGPLGPWRPVTLVPVPSSRAGLRSRGRDHVRELTVRAVAELRAAGVPAAEARLLRRRGHVRDSAGLSVAQRRANLSGTFQRVATRPPPAPGALLVVVDDVVTTGATLTEAAAALAAGRPAGATPVLAAVVAATPRAAPERAPQAHLHVVPKRSENVCRGPGDRLSGPDGRD; encoded by the coding sequence ATGGCCAGGTCGATGCTCGCCGGGATGGGGGCCGCGCTCGCCGATCTGGTCCTGCCGCGCACCTGCGCCGGGTGCGGGATCCCGGGCGCGATGTTCTGTGCCGGCTGCGCGGAACTGCTGGCCCGGCCCCGGCCGGCCGCACCGCGACGCGTTCCCTGGGGCTTTCCGCCGACGGCCGCCGCCGGGGCCTACGCCGGACCGGTCCGGCCGGCGGTCCTGGAGTTCAAGGAGCGCGGGCGGGCCGAGCTGGCCCGGCCGCTCGGCGCAGCGCTCGCCCTGGCCGTCGCGGCGGTCGTCTCCGCCGTCCCCGGGCCGCTGGGGCCGTGGCGCCCGGTGACGCTCGTGCCGGTGCCGAGTTCCCGGGCGGGCCTGCGCTCGCGCGGCCGGGACCACGTGCGGGAGCTGACGGTGCGGGCGGTCGCGGAGCTGCGAGCGGCCGGCGTGCCCGCCGCGGAGGCGCGGCTGCTGCGCCGCCGTGGGCACGTGCGGGACTCCGCGGGGCTGTCCGTGGCGCAGCGCCGGGCGAACCTGTCCGGCACGTTCCAGCGTGTGGCCACGCGCCCGCCGCCGGCTCCGGGCGCGTTGCTGGTCGTCGTCGACGACGTCGTGACGACCGGCGCCACCCTCACCGAAGCCGCGGCGGCGCTCGCTGCCGGCCGCCCCGCAGGGGCCACGCCGGTCCTCGCCGCCGTCGTCGCAGCGACCCCCAGGGCCGCCCCCGAGCGTGCTCCGCAGGCCCACCTGCACGTTGTCCCGAAGCGGTCCGAGAACGTCTGCCGCGGACCCGGCGACCGACTGTCGGGACCCGACGGGAGGGACTAG
- a CDS encoding LysM peptidoglycan-binding domain-containing protein — protein sequence MSVRRLALTAAAMALIATALAGLTPGVDEMTGTLAAPQRTVDTAGPDALVIAAAGLLAWAVWAWGVLGLGLTAASVLPGLLGTAARLATQVLLPAGARRSAGLLLGLGLGVAAPIAGVAVTVTAPAAAAAAPAVGVPDWPAAAVPAAAPAPTSVPDWPAEQPAAPERGSHVVVRGDCLWHIAEARLLERAGMPPTDGETARAVHAWWAANADVIGPDPDRLLPGQVLRPPEST from the coding sequence GTGTCCGTCCGCAGACTGGCGCTCACCGCAGCTGCGATGGCCCTCATCGCCACAGCGCTCGCCGGGCTGACCCCCGGGGTCGATGAGATGACCGGCACCCTGGCCGCCCCTCAGCGGACGGTCGACACCGCGGGGCCCGATGCTCTGGTCATCGCTGCGGCGGGACTGCTCGCCTGGGCCGTGTGGGCCTGGGGCGTCCTGGGGCTCGGGCTCACTGCCGCCTCGGTCCTCCCCGGCCTGCTCGGCACTGCCGCCCGGCTGGCCACCCAGGTGCTCCTGCCGGCCGGCGCGCGACGCAGCGCCGGCCTGCTCCTGGGTCTCGGCCTCGGTGTAGCAGCCCCGATCGCCGGAGTGGCGGTCACCGTCACGGCCCCTGCGGCAGCGGCCGCCGCACCGGCCGTGGGCGTACCCGACTGGCCCGCCGCGGCGGTTCCGGCCGCCGCACCTGCGCCCACGTCGGTGCCCGATTGGCCTGCGGAGCAACCCGCCGCCCCGGAGCGGGGATCACACGTCGTCGTCCGCGGCGACTGCCTCTGGCACATCGCGGAGGCCCGCCTGCTCGAACGGGCGGGGATGCCGCCGACGGACGGCGAGACCGCCCGGGCGGTGCATGCCTGGTGGGCGGCGAATGCCGACGTCATCGGTCCCGACCCCGACCGCCTGCTGCCCGGCCAGGTGCTGCGCCCGCCGGAGTCGACATGA
- a CDS encoding GNAT family N-acetyltransferase, whose translation MLRPYRVDDVDAVFRACPDPEITRWLSALPSPYTREAAVEYVTGVAPRARAGGTDLGCVVEADGDLVGSCGMHALTAGRLGPEIGYWTAHWARGKGYAAEAAGDLVEWAFAHGAARVHLFVDVANTAPLSVARRAGFEEEGIVRRCLDYRDRRTADAVLFGRQSA comes from the coding sequence GTGCTGCGTCCCTACCGGGTGGACGACGTGGACGCGGTCTTCCGTGCCTGCCCGGACCCGGAGATCACGCGGTGGCTCAGTGCGCTGCCCTCGCCCTACACCCGCGAGGCCGCCGTCGAGTACGTCACCGGTGTCGCGCCGCGCGCCCGAGCCGGCGGCACCGACCTGGGCTGCGTGGTGGAAGCCGATGGAGACCTCGTCGGCTCCTGCGGCATGCACGCGCTGACGGCCGGCCGCCTGGGACCGGAGATCGGCTACTGGACGGCGCACTGGGCCCGCGGCAAGGGCTACGCGGCCGAGGCGGCGGGTGATCTCGTCGAGTGGGCCTTCGCGCACGGCGCCGCCCGGGTGCACCTCTTCGTCGACGTGGCCAACACCGCCCCGCTGTCGGTGGCCCGACGGGCGGGGTTCGAGGAGGAGGGCATCGTCCGGCGCTGTCTGGACTACCGCGACCGCCGGACGGCCGACGCCGTCCTGTTCGGGCGACAGAGCGCCTGA
- the mtrB gene encoding MtrAB system histidine kinase MtrB codes for MTRTALPPGGSEAPAPAPEPPARVGAELRRLRRGLRRRTGLARRRAQRVARRETARALHVWRSSLQVRIGAITMLVAGTVVVIVSLVLFSQIRDQLLSVKEEAAIDQAQAGVVYAQTQVPAIAPGDGASVRSTLNRTVNALLQRGGAAGDFAVVMVHRTREVERTAPSPSPVFQALPTDLRADVASGGQSRKYHPVPDASGEPQPTLLVGAAVPSDTSGAQQVELYYAFPLQQEAESLSLIRSTVVISGIALTLFVVGIGVLVTRLVVDPVRRAAGTAQRLAEGQLEERMAVRGEDDLARLATSFNAMADSLQRQITQLEGLSQLQQRFTSDVSHELRTPLTTVQMAADVLHEAREDFPPHVARSAELLRAELDRFEGLLTDLLEISRYDAGAAVLDSEPADLGALVARVVAGMTSLAERHGSELVVNRPGEAVIAEVDARRVERILRNLVGNAIEHGAGRPIEITLAANRTSAAVTVRDRGVGLSSAEAQHVFDRFWRADPSRVRTVGGSGLGLSISLEDARLHGGWLQVWGQQGQGAQFRLTLPLTAGGELTSSPLPLRPALIRQPGRPL; via the coding sequence GTGACCCGCACCGCGCTGCCGCCCGGCGGCTCCGAGGCGCCCGCTCCGGCGCCCGAGCCGCCCGCGCGGGTCGGTGCGGAGCTCCGGCGCCTCCGCCGGGGCTTGCGGCGGCGCACGGGCCTGGCCCGTCGCCGTGCCCAGCGCGTGGCGCGGCGGGAGACCGCCCGCGCCCTGCACGTCTGGCGCTCGTCCCTCCAGGTGCGCATCGGCGCGATCACCATGCTCGTGGCCGGCACCGTGGTGGTCATCGTCAGCCTCGTGCTGTTCAGCCAGATCCGCGATCAGCTGCTCTCGGTCAAGGAGGAGGCGGCGATCGACCAGGCGCAGGCCGGGGTCGTCTACGCGCAGACGCAGGTGCCGGCCATCGCCCCCGGCGACGGGGCGAGCGTCCGTTCGACGCTGAACCGCACGGTGAACGCGCTGCTGCAGCGAGGCGGCGCCGCCGGTGACTTCGCGGTGGTGATGGTGCACCGCACCAGGGAGGTGGAACGGACCGCCCCGAGCCCCAGCCCCGTCTTCCAGGCCCTTCCCACCGATCTCCGTGCCGACGTCGCCTCCGGGGGGCAGTCCCGCAAGTACCACCCGGTGCCGGACGCGTCCGGCGAGCCGCAGCCGACGCTGCTCGTGGGGGCAGCGGTGCCGAGCGACACCAGCGGAGCGCAGCAGGTCGAGCTCTACTACGCCTTCCCGCTCCAGCAGGAGGCGGAGAGCCTCTCGCTGATCCGGAGCACGGTGGTGATCAGCGGGATCGCGCTGACGCTGTTCGTCGTGGGCATCGGGGTCCTGGTCACCAGGCTGGTGGTCGACCCGGTCCGCCGGGCCGCCGGAACGGCGCAGCGGCTGGCCGAGGGGCAGCTGGAGGAGCGCATGGCGGTGCGCGGCGAGGACGATCTGGCGCGTCTGGCGACCAGCTTCAACGCGATGGCCGACAGCCTCCAGCGGCAGATCACCCAGCTGGAGGGGCTCTCCCAGCTGCAGCAGCGGTTCACCTCCGATGTCTCGCACGAGCTGCGGACACCGCTGACGACCGTGCAGATGGCCGCCGACGTGCTGCACGAGGCGCGCGAGGACTTCCCGCCGCACGTCGCCCGGTCGGCGGAGCTGCTCCGGGCGGAGCTCGACCGGTTCGAGGGGCTGCTGACCGACCTCCTGGAGATCAGCCGCTACGACGCCGGGGCCGCCGTCCTCGACTCCGAACCGGCCGACCTGGGCGCGCTGGTCGCCCGCGTCGTCGCCGGTATGACCTCGCTGGCCGAGCGGCACGGCTCCGAACTGGTCGTGAACAGGCCCGGCGAGGCGGTCATCGCCGAGGTCGACGCGCGCCGGGTGGAGCGGATCCTGCGCAACCTGGTGGGCAACGCCATCGAGCACGGCGCCGGGCGCCCCATCGAGATCACCCTGGCGGCCAACCGCACCTCGGCCGCGGTGACCGTGCGCGACCGCGGTGTGGGGCTGAGCTCGGCAGAGGCCCAGCACGTCTTCGACCGGTTCTGGCGGGCGGACCCGTCGCGGGTGCGCACGGTGGGCGGCAGCGGGCTGGGCCTGTCCATCAGCCTCGAGGACGCCCGCCTGCACGGCGGCTGGCTGCAGGTGTGGGGTCAACAGGGACAGGGTGCGCAGTTCCGGCTCACGCTGCCACTGACGGCCGGCGGGGAGCTCACGAGCTCTCCGCTGCCGCTACGACCCGCTCTCATCAGGCAGCCGGGGAGGCCGCTGTGA
- a CDS encoding Rv3235 family protein — translation MTASTRAPEPSPLAARPPLRLVVVPTPQPPLDDERLPLRLVLPGVTAPRPAHRPGPRPLAARTVGRPDDDFGPSWSVRAELPDARVTGRRLVTCTLEALAGHRPLTQVQAMTSLAVFTALIQGRRPRWCTEGTGPLLVGPVHVSEPVDGVAEISAVARRAGRAHAVAARLEGIDGRWRCTALQIG, via the coding sequence ATGACCGCCTCCACCCGCGCACCCGAGCCGTCCCCCCTGGCCGCACGGCCGCCTCTGCGGCTGGTCGTCGTCCCCACGCCGCAACCACCTCTGGACGACGAGCGGTTGCCGCTGCGGCTCGTGCTGCCGGGCGTCACCGCGCCCCGGCCCGCACACCGCCCGGGGCCCCGGCCCCTCGCCGCCCGCACGGTGGGACGACCGGACGACGATTTCGGCCCGTCCTGGTCGGTGCGCGCCGAGCTCCCGGACGCCCGGGTGACCGGACGTCGCCTGGTCACGTGCACCCTCGAGGCACTGGCGGGACACCGACCGCTCACCCAGGTGCAGGCGATGACCTCGCTCGCGGTCTTCACCGCCCTGATCCAGGGCCGGCGCCCGCGGTGGTGCACCGAGGGCACCGGTCCGCTGCTCGTGGGTCCCGTCCACGTCAGCGAACCGGTCGACGGCGTCGCGGAGATCAGCGCCGTCGCCCGGCGGGCCGGACGGGCCCACGCCGTCGCCGCCCGGCTGGAGGGCATCGACGGCCGCTGGCGGTGCACCGCCCTGCAGATCGGCTGA
- the secA gene encoding preprotein translocase subunit SecA, whose protein sequence is MVFQKLLRAGEGKLVRRLSKIADAVESYADETGALSDAELQARTDEFKERYADGESLDALLPEAFAVVREAATRTLGQRHYRVQLMGGAALHLGNIAEMKTGEGKTLTGVLAAYLNALAGNGVHVVTTNDYLASRDAEWMGRVHRFLGLTVGTIVSGQRPDVRREQYACDITHGTNNEFGFDYLRDNMAGSRADLVQRGHHFAIVDEVDSILIDEARTPLIISGPAGDAQSNRWYGEFARIAPMLKRDVHYEVEEGKRTVAITEEGVEFVEDQLGIENLYEAANTPLISFLNNSLKAKELFHRDQQYIVSNGEVLIVDEFTGRVLSGRRYNEGMHQAIEAKEKVQIKDENQTLATITLQNYFRLYEKLSGMTGTAQTEAAELNQTYKLGVVPIPTNRPMVREDRSDVIYKTEKAKFDSVVDDIAERHEAGQPVLAGTASVEKSEILSKYLLKRGIKHEVLNAKNHAREAAIIAQAGRLGAVTVATNMAGRGTDIVLGGNPEFIADERLRARGLSPAETPEEYEAAWDEALDAAKAQVKAEHEEVVDAGGLYVLGTERHESRRIDNQLRGRSGRQGDPGESRFYLSLGDDLMRRFNGPMLESMMNTLRVPDDQPIESKMVSRAILSAQTQVEQQNFEVRKDVLKYDEVLNRQRMVIYDERRKVLDGQDLHVQIQSMVDDVISAYVDGATEIGYAEDWDLQQLWTGLKALYPVGLDIQELLDRVAEGDQSSLAPEVLKQELLDDVHRAYEEREAALGSEVMRELERRVLLSVLDRKWREHLYEMDYLRAGIHLRAMANRDPVVEYQREGYDMFNAMLDGIKEESVGFLFNLEVKTREEQDVEARAKQAEAEAKALAAAQEGTARVLARQAAEAKSAAQGQAAAAPSAPSAPSAPSASGNGTATPTARRSGAAKPAAAAAPAVAAPTPSGTGPQLDVKGLDAPRRSPEQLSYSAPSLDSSAAESGKAKAAKSATVSGTKETPRNAPCPCGSGKKYKQCHGSAANN, encoded by the coding sequence GTGGTGTTCCAGAAGCTTCTCCGTGCCGGCGAGGGCAAGCTCGTCCGTCGGCTGTCCAAGATCGCCGACGCGGTCGAGTCCTACGCCGACGAGACCGGTGCGCTCAGCGACGCGGAGCTCCAGGCCAGGACAGACGAGTTCAAGGAGCGTTACGCCGACGGGGAGTCCCTCGACGCGCTGCTCCCCGAGGCGTTCGCCGTCGTCCGCGAGGCGGCCACCCGCACCCTCGGCCAGCGGCACTACCGGGTCCAGCTGATGGGCGGGGCCGCGCTGCACCTGGGCAACATCGCCGAGATGAAGACCGGTGAAGGCAAGACCCTCACCGGCGTGCTGGCGGCCTACCTGAATGCCCTGGCCGGCAACGGCGTGCACGTCGTCACGACCAACGACTACCTGGCCTCGCGCGACGCCGAGTGGATGGGGCGGGTGCACCGGTTCCTCGGCCTGACCGTCGGCACCATCGTCTCCGGTCAGCGTCCGGACGTGCGCCGCGAGCAGTACGCCTGCGACATCACCCACGGCACCAACAACGAGTTCGGCTTCGACTACCTGCGCGACAACATGGCCGGCAGCCGGGCCGACCTGGTGCAGCGCGGGCACCACTTCGCGATCGTCGACGAGGTCGACTCGATCCTCATCGACGAGGCCCGCACGCCGCTGATCATCAGTGGCCCGGCGGGTGACGCCCAGAGCAACCGGTGGTACGGGGAGTTCGCCCGGATCGCGCCGATGCTCAAGCGCGACGTCCACTACGAGGTGGAGGAGGGCAAGCGCACCGTCGCCATCACCGAGGAGGGCGTGGAGTTCGTCGAGGACCAGCTCGGCATCGAGAACCTCTACGAGGCGGCCAACACCCCGCTGATCAGCTTCCTGAACAACTCGCTGAAGGCCAAGGAGCTCTTCCACCGGGACCAGCAGTACATCGTCAGCAACGGCGAGGTGCTCATCGTCGACGAGTTCACCGGCCGCGTGCTCTCCGGCCGCCGCTACAACGAGGGCATGCACCAGGCCATCGAGGCCAAGGAGAAGGTGCAGATCAAGGACGAGAACCAGACTCTCGCCACGATCACGCTGCAGAACTACTTCCGGCTCTACGAGAAGCTCTCCGGGATGACCGGCACGGCCCAGACCGAGGCCGCCGAGCTCAACCAGACCTACAAGCTGGGCGTCGTCCCCATCCCGACGAACCGGCCGATGGTCCGGGAGGACCGCTCCGACGTCATCTACAAGACGGAGAAGGCGAAGTTCGACTCCGTCGTCGACGACATCGCCGAGCGGCACGAGGCCGGACAGCCGGTGCTGGCGGGTACCGCCAGTGTCGAGAAGTCCGAGATCCTGTCGAAGTACCTGCTCAAGCGCGGCATCAAGCACGAGGTGCTGAACGCGAAGAACCACGCGCGTGAGGCCGCGATCATCGCGCAGGCCGGCCGCCTCGGCGCGGTCACCGTGGCCACCAACATGGCCGGCCGCGGTACCGACATCGTGCTGGGCGGCAACCCCGAGTTCATCGCCGACGAGCGCCTGCGGGCCCGGGGCCTGTCGCCGGCGGAGACGCCGGAGGAGTACGAGGCCGCGTGGGACGAGGCCCTCGACGCCGCCAAGGCGCAGGTCAAGGCCGAGCACGAGGAGGTCGTCGACGCCGGCGGTCTCTACGTCCTGGGCACCGAGCGGCACGAGAGCCGCCGCATCGACAACCAGCTGCGCGGCCGGTCCGGCCGTCAGGGCGACCCGGGGGAGTCGCGGTTCTACCTCTCCCTGGGCGACGACCTGATGCGCCGGTTCAACGGACCGATGCTCGAGTCGATGATGAACACCCTGCGGGTGCCCGACGACCAGCCGATCGAGTCGAAGATGGTCAGCCGGGCGATCCTGTCGGCGCAGACCCAGGTCGAGCAGCAGAACTTCGAGGTCCGCAAGGACGTCCTGAAGTACGACGAGGTGCTCAACCGGCAGCGCATGGTCATCTACGACGAGCGCCGCAAGGTGCTCGACGGGCAGGACCTGCACGTGCAGATCCAGTCGATGGTCGACGACGTCATCAGTGCCTACGTCGACGGCGCGACCGAGATCGGCTACGCCGAGGACTGGGACCTCCAGCAGCTGTGGACCGGGCTCAAGGCGCTCTACCCGGTCGGCCTCGACATCCAGGAGCTGCTGGACCGGGTGGCCGAGGGCGACCAGTCCTCGCTGGCCCCCGAGGTGCTCAAGCAGGAGCTGCTGGACGACGTGCACCGCGCCTACGAGGAGCGGGAGGCCGCCCTCGGCTCGGAGGTCATGCGCGAGCTGGAGCGGCGGGTGCTGCTCTCGGTGCTGGACCGCAAGTGGCGCGAGCACCTCTACGAGATGGACTACCTGCGGGCCGGCATCCACCTGCGAGCGATGGCCAACCGGGACCCGGTCGTGGAGTACCAGCGCGAGGGCTACGACATGTTCAACGCGATGCTCGACGGCATCAAGGAGGAGTCCGTCGGCTTCCTGTTCAACCTCGAGGTGAAGACCAGGGAGGAGCAGGACGTCGAGGCCAGGGCCAAGCAGGCCGAGGCCGAGGCCAAGGCACTCGCGGCCGCCCAGGAGGGCACCGCGCGCGTGCTGGCCCGGCAGGCCGCAGAGGCCAAGTCCGCCGCCCAGGGGCAGGCGGCCGCCGCGCCGTCCGCCCCGTCCGCGCCGTCCGCGCCGTCCGCGTCGGGCAACGGGACGGCGACGCCCACGGCCCGCCGGTCGGGGGCGGCGAAGCCGGCCGCTGCTGCTGCTCCCGCGGTGGCCGCGCCGACGCCGTCGGGCACGGGCCCGCAGCTGGACGTCAAGGGTCTCGACGCGCCGCGGCGGAGCCCCGAGCAGCTCAGCTACTCCGCGCCCAGCCTGGACAGCTCGGCGGCGGAATCCGGCAAGGCGAAGGCGGCCAAGTCGGCGACGGTGAGCGGTACCAAGGAGACGCCCCGCAACGCCCCCTGCCCCTGCGGCTCGGGCAAGAAGTACAAGCAGTGCCACGGGTCGGCAGCGAACAACTAG
- a CDS encoding LpqB family beta-propeller domain-containing protein: MTGLRGAVVLIVLLALSACSTVPMTSSTVQITQAPSRPAEVVGIEPLPPEPGATPEEVVRSFIDAAASARQGHPVAVEHLAPEAARTWDDEAGITVISPGYATVTTAAGAVEVTANPVGTIDDRGVFTVTTGTTFTRQFTLEQVEGEWRITDPPDGLIILEPDFQRLYEESPAYFLDPTYQRLVPDPRYAISGDALPTVVVERLIAGPSAPLAAGVRNALEGAMLRSAVTIEGQTAVVDLTGLPAEPSPLLGQLSAQLVWTLTRLGNVTIRSVEVRIDGEPVAIAEVPDEQTPEHWSGFDPDAVPLETVGHYLTDGGLHTVTTGEPVPGPAGTGEYGLTDAAVSIDAATGQPTFLVGVRPEAGGVTLLAGPYDGALAPVLSGSRWSSPSVAITRTEVWVVRDGTSVVRVQAGGPPQAVATPTLPGLGVTEVLELSPDGTRAALVIDGSGDRGLYIGTVVRADDGSVALRDFRTIAPQLSGVVDVAWQDSGTLMVLAGDARDGRIVPYEVGVDGWGLAEISQSGLPDQPRSVAAVPTRPPLVDAGGTIWQLTGGTWSTLLRGQEPLPGTAPFYPL; encoded by the coding sequence GTGACCGGGCTCCGGGGTGCCGTCGTGCTGATCGTGCTGCTCGCGCTGTCGGCCTGCTCCACGGTGCCGATGACGTCGTCGACCGTGCAGATCACCCAGGCACCGAGCCGGCCCGCCGAGGTCGTCGGCATCGAGCCGCTTCCGCCGGAACCGGGGGCCACGCCCGAGGAGGTCGTCCGGTCGTTCATCGACGCGGCGGCGAGCGCCCGGCAGGGCCACCCCGTGGCCGTGGAGCACCTCGCCCCCGAGGCGGCCCGGACCTGGGACGACGAGGCCGGTATCACCGTCATCAGCCCGGGCTACGCGACCGTCACCACCGCGGCCGGCGCGGTGGAGGTGACGGCGAACCCGGTGGGAACGATCGACGACCGCGGGGTCTTCACCGTCACGACCGGGACCACCTTCACCCGCCAGTTCACCCTCGAGCAGGTGGAGGGCGAGTGGCGCATCACCGACCCTCCCGACGGTCTGATCATCCTCGAGCCGGACTTCCAGCGGCTCTACGAGGAGTCACCCGCCTACTTCCTCGACCCGACCTACCAGCGCCTGGTGCCCGACCCGCGCTACGCCATCTCGGGTGACGCGTTGCCCACGGTCGTGGTCGAGCGGCTGATCGCCGGACCCTCCGCCCCGCTGGCCGCCGGGGTGCGCAACGCGTTGGAGGGCGCCATGTTGCGCAGCGCGGTCACCATCGAGGGCCAGACCGCCGTCGTCGATCTCACCGGGCTCCCCGCCGAGCCGTCGCCGCTGCTCGGCCAGCTCTCCGCGCAGCTGGTGTGGACGCTGACCCGGCTCGGCAACGTCACCATCCGCTCGGTCGAGGTGCGCATCGACGGAGAGCCGGTCGCCATCGCCGAGGTGCCCGACGAGCAGACGCCCGAGCACTGGAGCGGCTTCGACCCCGATGCGGTCCCCCTGGAGACGGTCGGCCACTACCTGACCGATGGCGGGCTCCACACGGTCACCACCGGCGAGCCGGTCCCCGGCCCCGCCGGTACCGGCGAGTACGGCCTCACCGACGCCGCGGTCTCGATCGACGCCGCCACCGGGCAGCCGACTTTCCTCGTCGGCGTCCGGCCCGAGGCCGGCGGGGTCACGCTGCTCGCCGGTCCCTACGACGGCGCGCTGGCCCCTGTGCTCAGCGGCTCCCGGTGGAGTTCCCCCTCCGTGGCGATCACCCGCACGGAGGTCTGGGTGGTGCGGGACGGCACCTCGGTCGTGCGGGTCCAGGCCGGCGGCCCGCCGCAGGCGGTGGCCACGCCGACCCTCCCCGGGCTGGGGGTGACCGAGGTGCTCGAGCTCTCGCCCGACGGGACGCGCGCGGCGCTGGTCATCGACGGGTCGGGCGACCGCGGCCTCTACATCGGGACCGTGGTCCGTGCCGACGACGGCAGTGTCGCGCTGCGGGACTTCCGCACGATCGCGCCGCAGCTGTCGGGGGTCGTCGACGTCGCCTGGCAGGACAGCGGAACCCTGATGGTGCTCGCCGGTGACGCGCGGGACGGCCGGATCGTGCCCTACGAGGTCGGCGTCGACGGCTGGGGCCTCGCCGAGATCTCCCAGTCGGGCCTCCCCGACCAGCCCCGGTCGGTCGCCGCCGTTCCCACCCGGCCGCCGCTGGTGGACGCGGGAGGCACGATCTGGCAGCTCACGGGCGGCACCTGGTCCACCCTGCTGCGCGGGCAGGAGCCCCTCCCGGGGACGGCGCCGTTCTACCCCCTCTGA